The Urbifossiella limnaea genome has a window encoding:
- a CDS encoding glutamate synthase-related protein codes for MSHQAGLARVRSGELLYTDEVGRDACGIGGVAARDGKPSAEVMQKALNALRCMEHRGGVCGSAGDGAGLTAALPQAFFRAQAKQLGFGVSDGDTLAVGAFFFLDSDAAKLDAGRALVREVLSGGPVRFLGYRPVPTNEDALPESAKAVRPGAIEHALFQVDGDADEAEKHLYRRRLVLRERARAAGLGVYPCSLSTKLVSYKGLLTSPQLCDFYRDLTDPAFETGVVSFHRRYSTNTFPNWTLAQPFRLSCHNGEINTVRTTRNAVSAFSRSLNPPIPGGELNTPKMSDSASLDEWLEYLILEQGWSLPRALRLSIPPVWDTEADIWGQEAFDLFTYYRRAFGSLAAWDGPAGIIGTDGRTLVGLVDRMGLRPVRWCSDKRGWLYIGSESGVFGLDPTTIVASGQLQPGQMIAIDTATGERLDSYQIMDRVVAEAKAELGSVQELNRRQIIIPEGFDYTRQVDDAVGAMLTERDWKLDHLLQAAGWDFERAVFVKDMAKLKKEPLSSMGHDRVLTVFSDHHPTLFKYLQQTFAEVTNPPIDPYREGGAMSLATYLGRGPRANGANGDDLPVKQMELPSPVISDAIVEEIRQNEVLGFKLLDATFPLSGGAEALRASLVALQSAAEKAVHEGFHVLCVSDKEACKRGIYPVPSLLALGAVNTYLCRQGLRDRCSLVVQAGDIQEGHDICVLVAFGADVVHPYLMLRLVKDGLVFKDGDTKQEIRLEPREALENLFAALEDTTKKVISKMGITTIEGYRGAQLFEAVGFGPELMEFLGDFPSRVGGIGFAELVEDAQWRVARAEEMVAKKKELGKNMDYRAFTGAVRMALRNAVKEAHPEPEGGGGEMAYTAPPAEADPDALIRVGTKWGKFTNMVNTRVPTVLRDLFNIKPGTAVPIEGVQPARDMVANHFRGAAMSHGALTGASHMTIAAAVNELDALSNSGEGGEARWRNDIPERAWGPYWEKVRKQRQEYPEIYTLGGKLEKSRFRSRIRQIASGRFGVDAEYIVNADEMSIKMAQGAKPGEGGQLMGKKVTAEIAEIRFAKPGTDLISPPPHHDIYSIEDLAQLIYDLKAAKPGMPVSVKLVAVENVGTIAVGVAKAGADIIEMDGIDGGTGAAMVSSKEHAGLPSEMGLAEAHQALVVNGLRTSVKLRVGGGIKNGHDVIKYALFGADEFTFGQGLMVSVGCIVCKSCHIPNCPTGITGSPEIFKGHPEHTKAYLLTVAEEARQLLALMGFTHLNQITGRSDLLVRRDDLKAKHPRAALVDVRRFIQPDMALVGLDDRYPQVGERGVCGGGDSFTLNGRILSAAHDAIDTAQNADIVFRVRNSDRSVGATVAGMIARLYGREGMPNHRKIKVRLDGEAGQSFGAWCVNGLDLELRGFAQDGVAKGISGGTVIVTLDYTASDYGGEIQSVAGNNVGYGATGGTIFIGGRAGHRLGIRNSGATIVAEAAGKYACEYMTRGRVLILGPVENEIGSGMTGGELYVFDPHTEVPAKLHSKSVAVIDCTHVDYEWMHPLLHQYFARTGSRQAEHILKNWAEIRRGRRLRKVLPLAVARAMEDLKTAGTNAG; via the coding sequence ATGAGCCACCAGGCGGGTCTTGCGCGGGTTCGCAGCGGCGAACTGCTGTACACGGACGAGGTCGGCCGGGACGCCTGCGGCATCGGGGGGGTCGCAGCGCGGGACGGCAAACCGTCGGCCGAGGTCATGCAGAAGGCGCTCAACGCCCTCCGCTGCATGGAGCACCGCGGCGGCGTGTGCGGCTCCGCCGGCGACGGCGCCGGCCTCACCGCGGCGCTGCCCCAGGCCTTCTTCCGCGCGCAGGCGAAGCAACTCGGCTTCGGCGTGTCCGACGGCGACACCCTGGCCGTCGGCGCGTTCTTCTTCCTCGACAGTGACGCCGCCAAGCTCGACGCCGGCCGGGCGCTCGTGCGCGAAGTCCTGAGCGGCGGTCCCGTGCGCTTCCTCGGCTACCGCCCGGTGCCGACGAACGAAGACGCGCTGCCCGAGTCCGCGAAGGCGGTCCGCCCCGGGGCCATCGAGCACGCCCTGTTCCAGGTGGACGGCGACGCAGACGAGGCCGAGAAGCACCTGTACCGCCGTCGCCTCGTGCTCCGCGAGCGCGCGCGCGCCGCCGGCCTCGGCGTATACCCGTGCTCGCTGTCTACCAAGCTCGTCAGCTACAAGGGACTGCTGACCAGCCCGCAGTTGTGCGACTTCTACCGCGACCTGACCGACCCGGCGTTCGAGACCGGCGTCGTCAGCTTCCACCGCCGCTACAGCACGAACACGTTCCCGAACTGGACGCTGGCCCAGCCGTTCCGCCTGTCGTGCCACAACGGCGAAATTAACACGGTGCGCACGACGCGGAACGCGGTGTCGGCGTTCTCACGCAGCCTGAACCCGCCCATCCCCGGCGGCGAGCTGAACACGCCGAAGATGTCCGACTCGGCCAGCCTCGACGAGTGGCTCGAGTACTTGATCCTCGAACAGGGCTGGAGCCTGCCGCGGGCGCTGCGCCTGTCGATCCCGCCGGTGTGGGACACGGAGGCCGACATCTGGGGGCAGGAGGCGTTCGACCTGTTCACGTACTACCGCCGGGCGTTCGGCAGCCTCGCGGCCTGGGACGGCCCCGCCGGCATCATCGGCACCGACGGCCGCACCCTCGTCGGCCTCGTCGACCGGATGGGCCTCCGCCCCGTGCGCTGGTGCTCCGACAAGCGCGGCTGGTTGTACATCGGCAGCGAGTCGGGCGTGTTCGGCCTCGACCCCACCACCATCGTCGCCAGCGGGCAGCTGCAGCCGGGGCAGATGATCGCCATCGACACCGCCACCGGCGAGCGGCTCGACAGCTACCAGATCATGGACCGCGTCGTGGCCGAGGCCAAGGCCGAACTCGGCAGTGTGCAGGAGCTGAACCGCCGGCAGATCATCATCCCCGAGGGCTTCGACTACACCCGCCAGGTCGACGACGCCGTCGGCGCGATGCTGACCGAGCGCGACTGGAAGCTCGACCACCTGCTCCAGGCCGCGGGCTGGGACTTCGAGCGGGCCGTGTTCGTGAAGGACATGGCAAAGCTGAAGAAGGAGCCGCTGTCGAGCATGGGGCACGACCGCGTGCTGACCGTGTTCTCCGACCACCACCCGACGCTGTTCAAGTACCTCCAGCAGACGTTCGCCGAGGTGACCAACCCGCCGATCGACCCGTACCGCGAGGGCGGGGCGATGTCGCTGGCGACCTACCTCGGCCGCGGGCCGCGCGCGAACGGCGCGAACGGGGACGACCTGCCGGTGAAGCAGATGGAGTTGCCGAGCCCGGTCATCTCCGACGCCATCGTCGAGGAAATCCGCCAGAACGAGGTGCTCGGCTTCAAGCTGCTCGACGCCACGTTCCCGCTGTCCGGCGGGGCCGAGGCGCTTCGCGCCAGCCTGGTGGCGCTCCAGAGCGCCGCCGAGAAGGCGGTGCACGAGGGCTTCCACGTCCTGTGCGTGTCCGACAAGGAGGCGTGCAAGCGCGGCATCTATCCGGTGCCGTCGCTGCTGGCGCTCGGGGCCGTGAACACCTACCTGTGCCGCCAGGGGCTCCGCGACCGCTGCTCGCTCGTGGTGCAGGCCGGCGACATCCAGGAGGGCCACGACATCTGCGTGCTGGTGGCGTTCGGGGCCGACGTCGTCCACCCGTACCTGATGCTGCGGCTCGTGAAGGACGGGCTCGTCTTCAAGGACGGCGACACCAAGCAGGAAATCCGGCTGGAGCCGCGCGAGGCCCTGGAGAACCTGTTCGCCGCCCTGGAGGACACCACGAAGAAGGTGATCTCCAAGATGGGGATCACGACCATCGAGGGGTACCGCGGCGCCCAGCTGTTCGAGGCCGTCGGCTTCGGCCCCGAGTTGATGGAGTTCCTGGGCGACTTCCCGAGCCGCGTCGGCGGCATCGGCTTCGCCGAGCTGGTCGAGGACGCCCAGTGGCGCGTCGCGCGCGCCGAGGAGATGGTGGCGAAGAAGAAGGAGTTGGGCAAGAACATGGACTACCGCGCCTTCACGGGCGCGGTGCGGATGGCGCTGCGGAACGCGGTGAAGGAGGCCCACCCGGAGCCGGAGGGCGGCGGCGGCGAGATGGCGTACACCGCCCCGCCCGCCGAGGCCGACCCGGACGCGCTGATCCGCGTCGGCACCAAGTGGGGCAAGTTCACGAACATGGTGAACACCCGCGTGCCGACGGTGCTGCGCGACCTGTTCAACATCAAGCCGGGCACGGCGGTGCCGATCGAGGGCGTGCAGCCGGCGCGGGACATGGTGGCGAACCACTTCCGCGGCGCCGCCATGAGCCACGGGGCGCTGACCGGCGCCTCGCACATGACCATCGCCGCGGCGGTGAACGAACTCGACGCCCTCAGCAACAGCGGCGAGGGCGGCGAAGCCCGCTGGCGGAACGACATCCCCGAGCGCGCCTGGGGGCCGTACTGGGAGAAGGTCCGCAAGCAGCGCCAGGAGTACCCCGAGATTTACACCCTCGGCGGCAAGCTCGAAAAGAGCCGCTTCCGCAGCCGCATCCGCCAGATCGCCAGCGGCCGGTTCGGCGTGGACGCCGAGTACATCGTCAACGCCGACGAGATGTCGATCAAGATGGCGCAGGGCGCGAAGCCCGGCGAGGGCGGCCAGCTGATGGGGAAGAAGGTCACGGCCGAGATCGCCGAGATCCGCTTCGCCAAGCCGGGGACGGACCTCATCAGCCCGCCGCCGCACCACGACATCTATTCGATCGAGGACCTGGCGCAGCTGATCTACGACCTGAAGGCCGCGAAGCCGGGCATGCCGGTGTCGGTGAAGCTGGTGGCCGTGGAGAACGTCGGCACGATCGCCGTCGGCGTGGCGAAGGCCGGCGCCGACATCATCGAGATGGACGGCATCGACGGCGGCACCGGCGCGGCGATGGTGTCGAGCAAGGAGCACGCCGGCTTGCCGAGCGAGATGGGCCTCGCGGAGGCGCACCAGGCGCTGGTCGTGAACGGCCTGCGCACGTCGGTCAAGCTCCGCGTCGGCGGCGGCATCAAGAACGGGCACGACGTGATCAAGTACGCCCTGTTCGGGGCGGACGAGTTCACGTTCGGCCAGGGGCTGATGGTGTCCGTCGGCTGCATCGTGTGCAAGAGCTGCCACATCCCGAACTGCCCGACCGGGATCACCGGCAGCCCCGAGATCTTCAAGGGGCACCCGGAGCACACCAAGGCGTACCTCCTGACCGTCGCCGAGGAGGCCCGGCAGCTGCTCGCGCTGATGGGCTTCACGCACCTGAACCAGATCACCGGCCGGTCCGACCTGCTGGTGCGGCGCGACGACTTGAAGGCCAAGCACCCGCGGGCGGCGCTCGTGGACGTGCGGCGGTTCATCCAGCCCGACATGGCGCTGGTGGGACTCGACGACCGCTACCCACAGGTCGGCGAGCGCGGCGTGTGCGGCGGCGGCGACTCGTTCACGCTGAACGGCCGCATCCTGAGCGCCGCCCACGACGCCATCGACACCGCCCAGAACGCCGACATCGTGTTCCGCGTGCGGAACTCGGACCGCTCCGTCGGCGCGACCGTGGCCGGCATGATCGCCCGGCTGTACGGCCGGGAGGGGATGCCGAACCACCGCAAGATCAAGGTCCGCCTTGACGGCGAGGCCGGGCAGAGCTTTGGCGCGTGGTGCGTGAACGGCCTCGACCTGGAGCTCCGCGGCTTCGCCCAGGACGGCGTCGCCAAGGGCATCTCGGGCGGGACGGTGATCGTCACGCTGGACTACACCGCGAGCGACTACGGCGGCGAGATCCAGAGCGTCGCCGGGAACAACGTCGGCTACGGGGCGACGGGCGGGACGATCTTCATCGGCGGCCGGGCCGGGCACCGGCTGGGCATCCGCAACAGCGGGGCGACGATCGTGGCCGAGGCCGCCGGCAAGTACGCCTGCGAGTACATGACCCGCGGCCGGGTGCTGATCCTGGGGCCGGTGGAGAACGAGATCGGCAGCGGCATGACCGGCGGCGAGTTGTACGTGTTCGACCCGCACACCGAGGTGCCGGCGAAGCTGCACA
- a CDS encoding LPXTG cell wall anchor domain-containing protein — protein MGDFIGSPMFFVAGVVLLLGLVGLMIFLQKRNKDED, from the coding sequence ATGGGCGATTTCATCGGCAGTCCCATGTTCTTCGTCGCGGGTGTCGTCCTCCTGCTGGGCCTCGTCGGCCTGATGATCTTCCTCCAGAAGCGGAACAAGGACGAGGATTAA
- a CDS encoding S1C family serine protease encodes MVRRFAVAVGLGGCALLGGAAAQLAFHAPPPAAAHGLPLPPIPTVTEVNATVPPADRFPGVVRSVSPAVVAVDAVKPSTGTATGKAKEESGSGVIVRFPGIAGCVVVTNNHVVGDAPREKVYVTLSDGRILQPTRILADPESDVSLLQLADESLPACSFADSDRVVRGQYVLAFGSPFGLNQTVTHGIISATDRGQISLGSTIRIKEFLQTDASINPGSSGGPLVDLDGKVVGINTAIASQSGNNTGVSFSIPANLVKRVAGQLFEKGAVTRGYLGVQLAATIDPAEALRVGLSKVCGGLVEIVHPNTPAAAAGLRAGDVVLRLEDVELRDEHHLINLISALPPGQRVRLTVWRDRRAEALSVLIGEYAAGRQAFRR; translated from the coding sequence ATGGTCCGTCGATTCGCCGTGGCGGTGGGGCTGGGTGGGTGTGCCCTTCTGGGAGGGGCCGCCGCACAACTCGCGTTCCACGCACCACCCCCCGCGGCGGCGCACGGCCTGCCGCTGCCGCCGATTCCCACCGTGACCGAAGTCAACGCCACGGTCCCGCCCGCGGACCGGTTCCCCGGCGTCGTTCGTAGCGTGTCGCCGGCCGTGGTCGCCGTGGATGCGGTGAAGCCGAGCACGGGCACGGCAACTGGCAAGGCGAAGGAGGAATCGGGCTCCGGCGTTATCGTCCGCTTCCCGGGTATCGCCGGGTGCGTGGTCGTCACCAACAACCACGTCGTCGGCGACGCCCCGCGCGAGAAGGTGTACGTCACCCTGTCCGACGGCCGCATCCTTCAGCCGACGCGCATCCTGGCCGACCCCGAGTCCGACGTGTCGCTGTTGCAGCTGGCCGACGAGTCGCTGCCCGCGTGTTCCTTCGCGGACAGCGACCGCGTGGTCCGCGGGCAGTACGTGCTGGCGTTCGGGAGCCCGTTCGGCCTGAACCAGACGGTGACGCACGGCATCATCTCGGCCACCGACCGCGGCCAGATCAGCCTCGGCTCGACGATCCGCATCAAGGAGTTCCTCCAGACCGACGCGTCGATCAACCCCGGCTCGAGCGGCGGCCCGCTCGTAGACCTGGACGGCAAGGTGGTCGGCATCAACACGGCGATCGCGTCGCAGAGTGGCAACAATACCGGCGTGTCGTTCAGCATCCCGGCCAACCTGGTGAAGCGGGTGGCGGGTCAGCTGTTCGAGAAGGGGGCGGTGACGCGCGGTTACCTGGGCGTGCAACTGGCGGCGACGATCGACCCGGCCGAGGCGCTGCGGGTGGGGCTGTCGAAGGTGTGCGGCGGGCTGGTGGAGATTGTCCACCCGAACACGCCGGCGGCGGCCGCGGGGCTCCGCGCCGGTGACGTGGTGCTGCGGCTCGAGGACGTGGAACTGCGCGACGAGCACCACCTTATCAACCTGATCTCGGCACTGCCGCCGGGCCAGCGCGTGCGGCTGACGGTATGGCGTGACCGGCGGGCGGAGGCGCTGAGCGTGCTGATCGGCGAGTACGCGGCAGGGCGGCAAGCGTTCCGGCGCTGA
- a CDS encoding TraR/DksA family transcriptional regulator: MARTDALLQLHRALVGRRTELRKRLGMELDILSAGKGMQRAGDAADAAFDSSGEELSSQLAELEAKELVQVERAIRRLKNGSYGTCEGCQTKIPMARLSALPYSTLCIKCQREFERDGSVGDYTGEADYGRMADHGNMDEREVRLADLEIDLSR, translated from the coding sequence GTGGCACGAACTGACGCACTCCTGCAACTCCATAGAGCCCTCGTCGGCCGCCGGACCGAACTCCGCAAGCGGCTCGGCATGGAACTCGACATCCTCTCCGCCGGGAAGGGGATGCAGCGGGCCGGCGACGCCGCCGACGCCGCCTTCGACAGTAGCGGCGAGGAACTCTCCTCGCAGTTGGCCGAGCTCGAAGCCAAAGAGCTGGTCCAGGTCGAGCGGGCTATCCGCCGGCTGAAGAACGGCAGCTACGGCACGTGTGAGGGCTGCCAGACCAAGATCCCGATGGCGCGCCTGTCCGCCCTCCCGTACTCGACGCTGTGCATCAAGTGCCAGCGTGAGTTCGAACGCGACGGCAGCGTCGGCGACTACACCGGCGAGGCCGACTACGGCCGCATGGCCGATCACGGCAACATGGACGAGCGCGAGGTCCGCCTCGCCGACCTGGAGATCGACCTGAGCCGGTAA
- a CDS encoding DHH family phosphoesterase, giving the protein MARSSADPEGVTRSGTVGIRRSHRFLSGLKTAERVVFVSHVQPDPDSLGSMLGLAHLVEQKLGKPTLITRDGLISRAENRAMVKVLNLHLTKVEDVDWRPGDAVVMVDSQPNTGRHTLPEDAPLYAVIDHHDTPGDLDNVPFTDIRASHGATCTVVTKYLREQDCDIPEKLATALLYGIETEMAGFPREANPADDDALIFLYPLADKDQIAQIRNARLPHSHFECLLQALQSSFIYDNLIISWVDDLPQPEQAAEVVDFMIRFDQVDWAVCGGVYKDQLILSVRAAMADARSGDILRQVVGKLGKAGGHDRRAGGSIRLTSTAPSAVDELQAELRRRFLKALKIDDTRGRRLVPLREMLQNLQS; this is encoded by the coding sequence ATGGCGCGATCGAGCGCCGACCCCGAAGGGGTCACGCGGTCGGGGACCGTCGGCATCCGCCGGTCTCACCGTTTCCTGTCCGGCTTGAAGACCGCCGAACGCGTCGTCTTCGTGTCGCACGTCCAGCCCGACCCGGACAGCCTCGGCTCCATGCTGGGGCTCGCCCACCTGGTCGAGCAGAAACTCGGCAAGCCCACCCTCATCACCCGCGACGGCCTCATCAGCCGGGCCGAGAACCGGGCCATGGTGAAGGTACTGAACCTCCACCTCACCAAGGTCGAGGACGTGGACTGGCGTCCCGGCGACGCCGTGGTGATGGTGGACAGCCAGCCGAACACCGGCCGGCACACGCTGCCGGAAGACGCGCCGCTGTACGCCGTCATCGACCACCACGACACCCCCGGCGACCTGGACAACGTGCCGTTCACCGACATCCGGGCCTCGCACGGCGCAACGTGTACTGTGGTGACGAAGTACCTGCGCGAGCAGGACTGCGACATCCCCGAGAAGTTGGCGACCGCCCTGCTCTACGGCATCGAGACGGAGATGGCCGGCTTCCCCCGCGAGGCCAACCCCGCGGACGACGACGCGCTCATCTTCCTCTACCCGCTCGCGGACAAGGACCAGATCGCCCAGATCCGCAACGCCCGCCTGCCGCACAGCCACTTCGAGTGCCTGCTGCAAGCGCTGCAGAGCAGTTTCATCTACGACAACCTCATCATCAGCTGGGTGGACGACCTGCCGCAGCCGGAGCAGGCCGCCGAGGTGGTCGATTTCATGATCCGCTTCGACCAGGTCGATTGGGCCGTGTGCGGCGGCGTGTACAAGGATCAGCTGATTCTGTCGGTGCGTGCCGCGATGGCGGACGCGCGCTCGGGCGACATCCTGCGTCAGGTGGTCGGAAAGCTCGGCAAGGCCGGCGGCCACGACCGCCGCGCCGGCGGCAGCATCCGACTCACGAGCACGGCACCAAGCGCGGTCGACGAATTACAGGCGGAACTGCGGCGGCGGTTCTTGAAGGCGCTGAAGATCGACGACACCCGCGGCCGTCGCCTGGTGCCGCTGCGGGAGATGCTGCAGAACTTGCAGTCGTGA
- the serS gene encoding serine--tRNA ligase → MLDAAFVRDHLAAVKANCANRNVSADAADRAVAADDERKRLVKLRDETSAKANANSKLFGAAKTPEEKDAVRQQGAALKEEVARLEVQLKGVEEELKTHLLQLPNMTHPAAPVGTDSAANVVVAEFGKKPAFDFAPKDHVALCESLDLADFEAGTRVAGQKFYFLKNEAALLEIALVQYAVQACVKAGFTPVITPDLARVEVLEGIGFQPRDNAETRQVYTVADTDLCLIATAEITLGGMHKDRIFDEAELPKRYVGLSHCFRTEAGAAGRDTRGLYRVHQFTKVEMFAFCTPENSDAIHEEIRTLEEQIFTGLGLHFHVIDTCTGDLGGPAYRKYDLEAWMPGRGAGGDFGEITSTSNCTDFQARRLGIRYKGKGFKGTRFVHTLNGTAVACTRALVAILESYQQADGSVVIPDALRPWVGKDVIAARK, encoded by the coding sequence ATGCTCGATGCCGCCTTCGTCCGCGACCACCTCGCCGCGGTCAAAGCCAACTGCGCCAACCGCAACGTCTCGGCCGACGCCGCCGACCGGGCCGTCGCCGCCGACGACGAGCGGAAGCGCCTCGTGAAGTTGCGCGACGAGACGAGCGCGAAGGCCAACGCCAACTCCAAGCTGTTCGGCGCCGCCAAGACGCCCGAGGAGAAGGACGCCGTCCGCCAGCAGGGCGCCGCGTTGAAGGAAGAAGTGGCTCGCCTCGAGGTGCAGTTGAAGGGCGTCGAGGAGGAGTTGAAGACGCACCTGCTTCAGTTGCCGAACATGACCCACCCGGCCGCCCCGGTGGGCACCGACTCGGCGGCCAACGTAGTCGTCGCCGAGTTCGGCAAGAAGCCCGCCTTCGACTTCGCCCCGAAGGATCACGTGGCGCTGTGCGAGTCGCTGGACCTGGCCGACTTCGAGGCCGGCACCCGCGTCGCCGGGCAGAAGTTCTACTTCCTCAAGAACGAGGCCGCGCTGCTCGAAATCGCGCTCGTTCAGTACGCGGTGCAGGCCTGCGTCAAGGCCGGGTTCACGCCGGTCATCACGCCGGACCTGGCGCGGGTCGAAGTGCTCGAGGGCATCGGCTTCCAGCCGCGCGACAACGCCGAGACGCGGCAGGTGTACACCGTCGCCGACACCGACCTGTGCCTGATCGCCACCGCGGAGATCACGCTCGGCGGGATGCACAAGGACCGCATCTTCGACGAGGCCGAGTTGCCGAAGCGGTACGTCGGGCTGTCGCACTGCTTCCGCACCGAGGCCGGGGCCGCCGGCCGCGACACCCGCGGGCTGTACCGCGTCCACCAGTTCACGAAGGTGGAGATGTTCGCGTTCTGCACGCCGGAAAACAGCGACGCCATCCACGAGGAAATCCGCACGCTGGAGGAGCAAATCTTCACCGGCCTCGGGCTGCACTTCCACGTCATCGACACGTGCACCGGCGACCTCGGCGGCCCGGCGTACCGCAAGTACGACCTGGAAGCGTGGATGCCGGGCCGCGGCGCGGGCGGCGACTTCGGCGAGATCACGAGCACGAGCAACTGCACCGACTTCCAGGCGCGGCGGCTCGGCATCCGCTACAAGGGGAAGGGCTTCAAGGGGACGCGGTTCGTCCACACGCTCAACGGCACCGCCGTGGCCTGCACCCGGGCACTGGTGGCGATCCTGGAGAGCTACCAGCAGGCCGACGGGAGCGTCGTCATTCCCGACGCACTGCGGCCGTGGGTGGGCAAGGACGTGATCGCGGCGCGGAAGTGA